One window from the genome of Metabacillus flavus encodes:
- the fliS gene encoding flagellar export chaperone FliS: MAVNNPYQAYQQNSVTTASPGELTLMLYNGCLKFIKQARTAMEQKQIEAKNTSLLKAQKIIQELMVTLNMDLKVSKNMMSLYEYMNRRLMEANLGNDTSILDEVEGYVTEFRDTWKQVIQMNRQAQFKQGGSI, from the coding sequence TTGGCAGTAAATAACCCATACCAGGCTTATCAGCAAAATTCTGTGACGACCGCATCCCCTGGCGAATTGACTCTCATGCTGTATAATGGCTGTTTAAAATTTATTAAACAAGCGCGTACGGCTATGGAGCAAAAGCAGATCGAAGCCAAAAACACGAGTCTTCTAAAAGCGCAAAAAATCATTCAAGAGCTTATGGTTACTTTAAACATGGACCTTAAAGTTTCTAAAAATATGATGTCCCTTTATGAATATATGAACCGCCGTCTTATGGAAGCAAACCTTGGAAATGATACAAGCATTCTGGATGAAGTAGAAGGGTATGTGACCGAATTCCGCGATACATGGAAGCAAGTGATCCAGATGAACCGCCAAGCGCAATTCAAGCAGGGCGGCTCGATTTAA
- a CDS encoding flagellar hook-associated protein 2 has protein sequence MRIGGLASGMDIDTMVSDLMKAERMGVDKLKQKKTTFEWQRDNYRDMNKLLKELDDMLSPINKNSLALQSTFNKKAVSSSNEGAVSAKAISAGANFSTSIEVTSLATSASWKGTKAPVVEAGAKELMFKVTDPGTSTPRDVKISIAVGDTLDQVLNKINSSSLGVSAIKAKVTGDTFESIIMTSSKTGASGAISSTDANTQSFMKSLGFSFSGNDLAKDPTKLGSNATIKLNGYAMDQASNTFTMNGVEYNLKQKTTEPVNISSTTDVDSIVDSVVKFVDKYNEIIGKINGEISEDRYRSYQPLTDTERESLSDKQVEQWEEKAKSGLLKNDSILASGLNKMRTDFYAPVTGTGNVSGYTQLSDIGIKTTSNYMEKGKLIIDETKLREKIQANPSAVFELFNAKGTTPETSGLAGRLRATIKDTITKVEAKAGNSLMTTQKFSIGKNLDSLDTQIDRFEDRLVQIEDRYWRQFSAMESAIQRANAQSAQLANFGGGN, from the coding sequence ATGAGAATCGGCGGATTGGCAAGCGGAATGGATATCGATACGATGGTCAGTGATTTAATGAAAGCAGAACGGATGGGTGTCGATAAGCTAAAACAAAAGAAAACGACGTTTGAGTGGCAGCGCGACAACTACCGGGACATGAACAAGCTTCTTAAAGAATTGGATGATATGCTGAGTCCGATTAATAAAAATTCACTTGCGCTCCAATCCACGTTTAATAAGAAAGCAGTCAGCAGTTCAAATGAGGGTGCGGTTAGTGCGAAAGCGATTAGTGCGGGAGCTAATTTTTCTACTTCTATTGAGGTCACCAGTCTGGCAACTTCCGCTTCATGGAAGGGCACGAAAGCCCCAGTTGTTGAAGCAGGTGCAAAGGAGTTAATGTTCAAGGTAACCGATCCTGGTACTTCTACTCCAAGAGATGTAAAAATCTCGATTGCAGTTGGAGATACACTTGATCAAGTACTGAATAAAATCAACTCGTCCTCTCTAGGCGTATCTGCTATAAAGGCTAAAGTGACGGGAGATACTTTTGAAAGTATCATTATGACAAGCAGTAAAACAGGGGCGAGCGGGGCGATTTCTTCCACAGATGCAAATACACAGTCTTTTATGAAAAGCCTGGGATTTTCTTTTTCGGGAAACGACCTTGCGAAGGATCCAACAAAACTGGGAAGCAACGCGACGATAAAATTAAATGGATATGCAATGGATCAAGCCTCCAATACGTTTACGATGAACGGCGTGGAATATAATTTAAAACAAAAGACAACCGAGCCCGTGAACATCTCAAGTACAACAGACGTTGACAGTATTGTTGATTCAGTCGTTAAATTCGTAGATAAATACAACGAAATTATCGGGAAAATCAACGGTGAGATTTCTGAAGACCGCTATCGTTCCTATCAGCCGCTGACAGATACTGAGCGTGAGTCCCTCTCAGATAAGCAGGTTGAGCAGTGGGAGGAAAAGGCTAAGAGCGGCCTCCTTAAAAACGATTCCATTCTTGCATCAGGTTTAAATAAAATGAGAACGGATTTCTATGCACCGGTTACTGGTACAGGAAATGTCAGTGGATATACCCAGCTTTCTGACATCGGTATTAAAACAACGTCCAATTACATGGAAAAAGGCAAGCTCATTATCGATGAAACAAAGCTGCGTGAAAAAATCCAGGCCAATCCGAGTGCGGTATTTGAGCTGTTTAACGCGAAGGGTACAACTCCTGAGACATCAGGTCTTGCCGGCCGCTTGCGTGCTACCATTAAAGATACGATAACAAAGGTTGAAGCAAAGGCTGGAAACAGCTTGATGACGACTCAAAAGTTTTCCATTGGAAAAAACTTAGACAGCCTTGATACACAAATTGATCGATTCGAAGACCGTTTAGTTCAAATCGAGGATCGCTATTGGCGCCAGTTTTCGGCAATGGAATCAGCTATCCAAAGAGCCAACGCACAATCAGCACAGCTAGCCAACTTCGGCGGCGGAAATTAA
- the flaG gene encoding flagellar protein FlaG translates to MAVNSISTQAMPRMQDTEAVKTNPVKDIESAYQVKETPPVSKEKLEKIVESLNEFMAPANTHTEFVLHEKLNEYYVTVVDDVTREVVREIPNKKMLDMYAAMTEFVGLFIDEKS, encoded by the coding sequence ATGGCTGTAAATTCGATTTCGACTCAAGCAATGCCTCGTATGCAAGACACAGAAGCGGTAAAAACGAATCCTGTAAAAGACATTGAATCAGCTTATCAAGTGAAGGAAACTCCACCGGTTTCGAAAGAAAAGCTTGAGAAAATTGTTGAGAGCTTAAATGAATTTATGGCGCCGGCCAATACTCATACGGAATTTGTGCTTCATGAAAAGCTCAACGAGTATTATGTGACCGTTGTGGATGATGTGACAAGAGAGGTTGTTCGTGAAATTCCCAATAAAAAGATGCTGGATATGTATGCAGCGATGACGGAATTTGTGGGATTGTTTATAGATGAAAAAAGCTAA
- a CDS encoding DUF5381 family protein has product MFQAHFFLIHSAPVFFNKDKILFKNAPEPNGRIESKGKYVKMKDIKDIMIQHKGATLRSWLYYDLVIFTKQNKKVLIKTYNVLHEQDFMTYKRDYIDPFINKEQFKI; this is encoded by the coding sequence GTGTTTCAGGCACATTTTTTTCTCATTCATTCAGCTCCTGTTTTCTTCAACAAAGATAAAATTCTTTTTAAAAATGCTCCTGAACCTAATGGGAGAATTGAATCTAAAGGCAAATATGTCAAGATGAAAGACATCAAAGATATCATGATCCAGCATAAGGGAGCTACTTTACGTTCCTGGCTGTATTATGACTTGGTGATTTTTACTAAACAAAATAAAAAGGTGCTTATTAAAACTTACAACGTTCTTCATGAACAAGATTTTATGACATACAAAAGAGATTACATCGATCCTTTCATAAACAAGGAACAATTTAAAATTTAA
- a CDS encoding ADP-ribosylglycohydrolase family protein, with product MQTEQYLEKVYAGFLGMNIGIRLGAPVEPREWTYEKIRDVYGDIKGYIKDYNMFSADDDANGPVFFIRALMDDAVDRELEPHDVGRAWLNYCREGIGMLWWGGEQVSTEHRAYSNLKKGIPAPQSGSAELNGLVLAEQIGGQIFIDTWGLIFPGNPEKAAEYAEKAASVSHDGNGLYGARFIAACIARAFTADSMEEIIECGLSQIPEECEYARLAKAVISFYKRNPDDFRLCYHYVEEEWGYHKYPGECHIIPNAGVCILSLLYGNGNLARTVEIATMCGWDTDCNAGNVGTICGVFSGLKEIPPHYRKPINDTIVTSSVSGYLNSLDIPTFVKELALLKYQVGREETPRHLKEAVKHGEVYFDFLLPGSTHGFRTNNPFKAILRHSREKGFQNKGSLEILFDRMISGDSSRVFWKPFYRREEFNDEKYKPVFSPKAYSGQTASAQIFLDQWRGEKIILTPYVRDTFTKKEQDLAPIQMKNQSWHEVKFIIPDTKGSLIDEIGYKISSDSPSYNRAFGKLFIDEFHIYGAANYTIDFSKQCREFQSVTPFAHHRGEWSLEGNALNCKCADSCSSFTGNYYSADYSYSVDVTPMEGTSHLILFRAQGIMRHYLAGFDGEGKVSLIRNDFGYEKLEAVPFEWEHGITYTFRIDCSGSVFHFFINNQLVLEAENGLFTHGMYGLGCLKEGASSFQNIKIRTL from the coding sequence TTGCAGACAGAACAATACCTCGAAAAGGTGTATGCAGGATTTCTTGGAATGAACATCGGGATTCGGCTCGGGGCTCCTGTTGAACCACGGGAATGGACGTATGAGAAAATACGGGACGTTTACGGTGATATTAAAGGATATATAAAGGACTACAATATGTTTTCAGCGGATGACGATGCCAATGGACCGGTGTTTTTTATAAGAGCATTAATGGATGATGCTGTTGATCGCGAGCTTGAGCCGCATGATGTGGGAAGAGCGTGGCTCAATTACTGCCGGGAAGGGATTGGAATGCTTTGGTGGGGCGGAGAGCAGGTCAGTACCGAGCATCGTGCCTACTCGAATCTGAAAAAAGGAATTCCTGCGCCGCAATCCGGTTCGGCTGAACTCAATGGGCTGGTCCTTGCCGAACAGATTGGCGGGCAGATATTTATCGATACATGGGGTCTGATTTTTCCAGGCAATCCGGAAAAGGCCGCAGAGTACGCAGAGAAAGCGGCAAGCGTTTCCCACGATGGAAACGGATTGTACGGCGCCAGGTTTATTGCAGCTTGCATTGCTCGCGCTTTTACAGCAGACTCTATGGAAGAAATTATAGAGTGCGGACTGTCTCAGATTCCGGAAGAATGCGAATATGCAAGGCTCGCAAAAGCGGTTATTTCCTTTTATAAAAGAAATCCGGATGATTTCCGCCTTTGCTATCACTATGTGGAGGAGGAGTGGGGCTATCATAAATACCCCGGTGAATGCCATATCATCCCGAACGCGGGCGTATGCATTCTCTCCCTTCTATACGGAAACGGCAATCTCGCCAGGACGGTTGAGATTGCAACAATGTGCGGCTGGGATACAGATTGCAATGCTGGGAACGTGGGAACCATCTGCGGAGTATTTAGCGGTTTAAAAGAAATTCCTCCCCATTACAGAAAACCGATTAACGACACGATCGTCACCTCCAGCGTTTCAGGCTACTTGAATAGTTTAGACATCCCCACGTTTGTAAAGGAACTTGCCCTGCTCAAATATCAGGTGGGCCGCGAAGAAACGCCTCGTCATTTAAAAGAGGCCGTAAAGCACGGAGAAGTTTACTTTGATTTTCTTCTCCCAGGTTCCACGCATGGTTTTCGAACAAACAATCCGTTCAAAGCCATACTAAGGCACTCACGAGAGAAAGGGTTCCAGAACAAAGGAAGTCTCGAAATTCTTTTCGATCGTATGATTTCCGGCGATAGCAGCCGTGTATTCTGGAAGCCATTTTACCGAAGAGAAGAATTTAACGATGAAAAATACAAGCCGGTCTTCTCACCGAAAGCATACAGCGGTCAAACCGCTTCAGCCCAAATCTTCCTCGATCAATGGCGCGGCGAAAAAATCATTCTCACCCCTTACGTACGCGATACCTTTACGAAAAAAGAACAGGACCTGGCTCCAATTCAAATGAAAAACCAATCCTGGCATGAAGTGAAATTCATCATTCCCGATACAAAAGGCTCCCTCATCGACGAAATCGGCTACAAAATCAGCAGCGACTCCCCATCCTATAACCGGGCCTTCGGCAAGCTTTTTATCGATGAATTTCATATTTATGGAGCAGCCAATTACACAATCGATTTCTCCAAGCAGTGCAGGGAATTTCAATCGGTAACCCCTTTTGCTCATCATAGGGGGGAGTGGAGCTTGGAGGGGAACGCCCTTAATTGTAAATGTGCGGATAGCTGCTCCTCGTTTACCGGGAACTACTATTCTGCTGATTACTCCTATTCTGTTGACGTTACCCCTATGGAGGGAACGAGCCATCTGATCCTTTTCCGGGCTCAGGGCATAATGCGGCATTACCTTGCAGGGTTCGATGGAGAAGGAAAAGTATCATTGATCCGAAATGATTTTGGTTATGAAAAGTTGGAAGCGGTTCCTTTTGAGTGGGAACATGGGATAACGTATACGTTTCGTATTGATTGCAGCGGATCAGTATTTCATTTTTTTATTAATAACCAACTAGTGCTGGAGGCAGAAAATGGCCTTTTTACACATGGGATGTATGGTTTAGGATGCCTGAAAGAAGGGGCAAGCAGCTTTCAAAATATTAAAATTCGAACTCTTTAA